One window from the genome of Salvia splendens isolate huo1 chromosome 9, SspV2, whole genome shotgun sequence encodes:
- the LOC121749350 gene encoding uncharacterized mitochondrial protein AtMg00810-like, which yields MDAYFIDHGFERSKSESTLYVKTQDTSTLIVALYVDALLFCGDDEKMIHDFKIEMMKRYEMSDMGLLHHFLGMEIYQENDGVFICQRKYAENILKKFGMSDCNPTLIPLAVNQKMKKEDGEKKIDACIYRSMSESTLSWCNKERVLRYIKDLTNFGIKYVKGAQVNLQGYCDSDWAGCLDDMKSTTGHSFSLGSSVFSWTSKKQESVAQSTAEAGYVAAAMATSHVYWLRKILGDIGMNRTRHINIKYHFIREAIEECEVQLTFSKSEDQVADIFTKSLPKEKFFKFRELLGVMEHHIKRENCS from the exons ATGGATGCATATTTCATTGATCATGGATTTGAAAGGAGCAAAAGTGAGTCTACCTTGTACGTGAAGACTCAAGATACATCTACTCTCATTGTTGCTTTATATGTTGATGCTTTGCTGTTTTGTGGTGATGATGAGAAGATGATACATGATTTTAAAATTGAGATGATGAAGAGATATGAAATGAGTGATATGGGGCTGCTACATCATTTCTTGGGTATGGAGATATACCAAGAAAATGATGGAGTGTTTATTTGTCAGAGAAAGTATGCGGAAAATATCCTAAAAAAGTTTGGAATGAGTGATTGCAACCCAACTTTGATTCCATTGGCGGTGAATcagaaaatgaagaaagaagATGGTGAAAAGAAGATTGATGCTTGTATCTATCGAAGTATG TCCGAGTCAACTCTATCTTGGTGCAACAAAGAGAGAGTTCTTAGATACATCAAAGACCTAACAAATTTTGGTATCAAGTATGTCAAAGGTGCCCAAGTTAATTTGCAAGGTTATTGTGATAGCGATTGGGCCGGATGTTTGGATGATATGAAGAGTACTACGGGTCACTCATTTTCTCTTGGTTCAAGTGTGTTTTCTTGGACTTCAAAGAAGCAGGAGAGTGTGGCACAGTCAACTGCCGAAGCTGGATATGTTGCAGCTGCTATGGCGACATCACATGTGTATTGGCTAAGAAAGATTCTTGGCgatattggaatgaa CCGCACTCGACACATCAACATCAAATATCATTTCATCCGAGAAGCCATTGAAGAATGTGAAGTTCAGCTCACATTTTCCAAGTCCGAAGATCAAGTGGCAGACATCTTCACCAAATCACTTCCAAAGGAAAAGTTTTTCAAGTTCAGAGAGCTTCTTGGTGTCATGGAGCATCACATTAAGAGGGAGAACTGTAGTTAA
- the LOC121747038 gene encoding spermidine hydroxycinnamoyl transferase-like produces the protein MEMVVNVKATHIVRPAEARPDESMYINSCDQIKDIAHTPTIYLYNHSPALEATDAVTVLKDSLSKALALFYPLAGRLRWSEAGGSRVELHCNGQGVPIFEAETDAAIADFEDFTPTKAIQALIPSVDYTAPLEQIPLVIVQLTRFRCGGVCLGLGISHVIADGPSALHFVTEWTKFARGVGPITAPFLDRKVVETDDELRRFEFDPAVLRRPPQLIGVEDSLEQRRKPIAVAFLPLSKVQIEKLRGKANLDRVGGRGYSRFESVAAHIWRCTSEARGHSAEQQTSLHFVADFRNKLNPPLPKNYFGNALIRVEATDKSGSLLAEPIGAASRKIREAVEKVTDEGVRGYLEYLKKLDDVGRFRSLDNNGRPKGDFYGNPNLAIISWAGLPLHGTDFGWGNEIHVGPGPMGFDGKTFIIPDREGDGAFNVAIWLQEDHMPAFKKCFYNNI, from the coding sequence ATGGAAATGGTGGTGAATGTGAAGGCAACCCACATTGTTCGGCCGGCAGAGGCACGGCCGGACGAAAGCATGTACATAAATTCGTGCGATCAAATCAAAGACATCGCACACACTCCCACAATCTACTTGTACAATCACTCCCCCGCATTGGAGGCCACCGATGCCGTTACCGTACTGAAAGATTCCCTCAGCAAAGCCCTAGCTCTTTTCTACCCTCTGGCCGGCCGTCTCCGCTGGTCAGAGGCTGGAGGCAGTAGGGTGGAGCTCCACTGCAACGGCCAGGGCGTCCCCATCTTCGAGGCCGAGACGGACGCTGCCATCGCGGATTTCGAAGACTTCACCCCAACTAAAGCAATCCAAGCCCTAATCCCCTCCGTCGACTACACCGCCCCGCTCGAACAGATCCCCCTGGTGATCGTGCAGCTCACGCGATTCCGCTGCGGCGGCGTCTGCCTCGGCCTCGGCATATCGCACGTGATAGCGGATGGCCCCAGCGCGCTCCACTTCGTTACCGAGTGGACGAAGTTCGCGCGAGGGGTCGGCCCCATCACCGCGCCCTTCCTCGACCGGAAGGTGGTCGAGACCGACGACGAATTGCGCCGGTTCGAGTTCGACCCGGCCGTCCTCCGCCGCCCACCGCAGCTGATCGGGGTGGAGGACAGCCTGGAGCAGCGGAGGAAGCCGATCGCGGTAGCCTTCCTCCCGCTCAGCAAGGTCCAGATCGAGAAGCTGCGGGGCAAGGCCAACCTCGACCGCGTGGGAGGGCGAGGCTACAGCCGGTTCGAGTCCGTGGCCGCGCACATCTGGCGGTGCACGAGCGAGGCGCGGGGCCACTCGGCCGAGCAGCAGACGAGCCTCCACTTCGTCGCGGACTTTCGCAACAAATTAAACCCACCCCTCCCGAAAAACTACTTCGGCAACGCCCTGATCCGCGTGGAGGCAACGGACAAGTCCGGGAGCCTCCTCGCGGAACCAATCGGGGCAGCGTCGAGGAAAATACGGGAGGCGGTGGAGAAGGTGACGGACGAGGGCGTGAGAGGGTACTTGGAGTATTTGAAAAAGTTGGACGACGTTGGACGGTTCAGATCACTCGACAACAACGGGCGGCCCAAGGGGGACTTCTATGGGAATCCGAATCTGGCGATCATAAGCTGGGCCGGGTTGCCCCTGCACGGGACGGATTTCGGGTGGGGGAATGAGATCCATGTAGGGCCCGGGCCCATGGGATTTGATGGCAAAACCTTCATAATTCCGGATCGGGAAGGAGATGGTGCGTTCAACGTCGCCATATGGCTGCAGGAGGATCATATGCCGGCTTTTAAGAAATGTTTCTATaataatatttga